A section of the Chloroflexota bacterium genome encodes:
- a CDS encoding FAD-dependent oxidoreductase produces MRIAVIGAGVSGLVAARQLHAHDDVTVFEAGDETGGHSRTIDVSSGGRTYAVDTGFVVFNDRTYPEFLRILDDLRVPTQPSEMSFSVRCDRTGIEYSGASLNAVFAQRRNLARPAFLRLVRDYLRFNRQAPKLLEADERLTLDEYLEGADFSRVFRELYLVPMGAAIWSTDPARFGQIPVEAFVRFFHNHGLLGIRGKPRWSAITGGAREYVEALARPFRDRIHVRAPVTRVRRADDHVDVTVAGGHVARFDQVVLATHSDQALRMLDDPSPEERAVLGAIDYQANSVVLHTDTSLLPRRRRVWAAWNSYIAPDGGQRVATTYNMNRLQRLDAPETFCVTLNQDERIDEAAVIARMTYHHPVLNRAAIAAQRRWTEVNGRRRTWYAGAYWRYGFHEDGVVSGLRVARAIEAGP; encoded by the coding sequence ATGAGAATCGCCGTCATCGGCGCCGGGGTGTCGGGTCTCGTCGCGGCGCGCCAACTGCATGCACACGATGACGTCACGGTCTTCGAGGCGGGCGACGAAACAGGCGGCCACTCCCGCACGATTGACGTGTCCAGCGGCGGCCGCACCTATGCGGTCGACACCGGATTCGTAGTTTTCAACGACCGTACCTATCCCGAATTCCTGCGCATCCTGGACGACCTCCGCGTCCCGACGCAGCCGTCCGAGATGAGCTTCTCCGTGCGCTGCGATCGCACGGGCATCGAGTACAGCGGGGCGTCGTTGAATGCCGTGTTCGCCCAGCGCCGCAACCTGGCGCGCCCCGCGTTCTTGCGGCTGGTGCGCGACTACCTGCGTTTCAATCGCCAGGCGCCCAAGCTGCTGGAGGCCGACGAGCGACTCACGCTGGACGAATACCTGGAAGGCGCGGACTTCTCCCGTGTTTTCCGTGAGCTCTATCTGGTGCCGATGGGCGCCGCCATCTGGTCAACTGACCCCGCGCGCTTCGGCCAGATCCCAGTTGAAGCGTTTGTGCGGTTCTTCCACAACCACGGACTGCTGGGAATCCGGGGCAAGCCGCGCTGGTCGGCAATCACCGGCGGCGCGCGCGAGTACGTCGAGGCGTTGGCTCGGCCATTTCGCGATCGAATCCATGTCCGCGCGCCCGTGACCCGCGTGCGGCGAGCGGACGACCACGTCGACGTCACCGTTGCCGGCGGGCATGTCGCCCGATTCGACCAGGTGGTGCTCGCGACCCATAGCGATCAGGCGCTGCGGATGCTCGACGATCCCAGCCCCGAGGAACGCGCGGTCCTTGGGGCCATCGACTACCAGGCCAACAGCGTCGTGCTGCATACCGATACGAGCCTGCTTCCCCGGCGGCGCCGCGTCTGGGCCGCGTGGAACTCCTACATTGCCCCGGACGGCGGGCAGCGGGTGGCGACGACGTACAACATGAACCGCCTGCAGCGATTGGACGCGCCCGAGACCTTCTGCGTCACGCTCAACCAGGACGAGCGCATTGACGAGGCGGCCGTGATTGCCCGCATGACCTACCACCACCCGGTTCTCAACCGCGCGGCGATTGCCGCTCAGCGCCGGTGGACCGAGGTGAACGGCCGGCGCCGGACCTGGTATGCGGGCGCCTACTGGCGCTATGGCTTCCACGAGGACGGCGTCGTGAGCGGCCTGCGTGTGGCGCGGGCGATCGAGGCCGGCCCATGA
- a CDS encoding cyclopropane-fatty-acyl-phospholipid synthase has translation MDSQSAWFERLAARGIVPDGVLRLGVRFALRRRLRALNRGKPQERFHAMRGGPTAVATDAANRQHYEVPTEFFRAILGPRLKYSSCLWPAGVETLADAEDAMLELCAQRADLADGQRVLDLGCGWGSLALWAAQRYPRSTITAVTNSRTQRDHIVVEAQARGLGNLEVIHANAAADDIPGRFDRIVSIEMLEHIRDHGALLAKMAARLDAGGRIFVHVFSHVRHAYAFEPEDGWMARWFFSGGTMPSLDLFDESAPAVRTVDRWVVNGRHYARTLHAWLRNLDSRRPQIHELFRGAYGNDAASLWLMRWRLFFIACEELFAYRGGQEWVVAHHLLAPETVAKAHAQRHA, from the coding sequence GTGGATAGCCAATCGGCCTGGTTCGAGCGGCTGGCGGCGCGGGGGATCGTTCCCGACGGCGTTTTGCGCCTGGGCGTGCGATTTGCCCTGCGGCGACGGCTGCGAGCGCTGAACCGCGGCAAACCCCAGGAGCGCTTCCACGCCATGCGGGGCGGACCAACGGCCGTTGCGACGGACGCTGCCAACCGGCAGCACTACGAAGTGCCGACCGAGTTCTTTCGAGCGATTCTTGGTCCCAGGCTGAAGTACAGCAGCTGCCTCTGGCCTGCGGGTGTCGAGACGCTGGCGGACGCGGAGGACGCCATGCTGGAGCTGTGCGCGCAGCGCGCCGATCTCGCCGACGGCCAGCGCGTGCTCGATCTGGGGTGCGGCTGGGGTTCCCTTGCCCTGTGGGCCGCGCAGCGCTACCCGAGGTCGACGATCACCGCCGTCACCAACTCACGCACCCAGCGCGACCACATCGTCGTCGAGGCGCAGGCGCGTGGCTTGGGCAACCTGGAAGTGATCCATGCCAATGCCGCGGCGGATGACATTCCCGGTCGTTTCGACCGGATCGTCAGCATCGAGATGCTGGAGCACATCCGCGATCACGGCGCATTGCTGGCGAAAATGGCCGCGCGGCTTGACGCCGGCGGCCGCATCTTCGTGCACGTGTTCAGCCACGTGCGGCACGCCTACGCCTTCGAGCCCGAGGACGGCTGGATGGCGCGCTGGTTCTTCAGCGGTGGGACGATGCCCAGCCTCGACCTCTTCGATGAATCCGCTCCGGCGGTGCGCACCGTCGATCGCTGGGTCGTGAACGGACGGCACTACGCCCGGACGTTGCACGCGTGGCTGAGAAACCTCGACAGCCGCCGCCCACAGATCCACGAACTCTTCCGGGGCGCGTACGGCAACGATGCGGCGAGTCTCTGGTTGATGCGGTGGCGGCTCTTCTTCATCGCCTGCGAGGAGCTGTTTGCCTATCGCGGGGGACAAGAGTGGGTGGTGGCGCATCATCTGCTTGCTCCCGAGACGGTTGCGAAAGCCCACGCGCAGCGGCACGCCTAG
- a CDS encoding DUF1295 domain-containing protein: protein MADPGLLGYTAAAIGVFMTVVWLLSLLLRDASIVDVFWGLGFIVTGALAAWLGSGDAGRSALLLVLVAVWGLRLAGHIGWRNHGKPEDPRYQKFRANAGSAFWWRSYFTVFLLQGVVMWVVALPLLAALAAPEPSLPTAWDVAAIALWAIGFAFEAGGDLQLARFKANPANRGRVLSAGFWGLTRHPNYFGDAVVWWGFGCLGLAAGAWWTLIGPLVMTVLLARVSGVTLLERSMIEAKPGYREYVESTPAFFPRIPFLGRRG from the coding sequence ATGGCCGATCCCGGACTCCTGGGCTACACCGCCGCGGCCATCGGCGTTTTCATGACCGTGGTGTGGCTGCTGAGCCTGCTGCTGCGGGATGCGTCCATCGTGGACGTATTTTGGGGACTGGGATTCATCGTGACCGGGGCGCTCGCCGCGTGGCTCGGCTCGGGCGATGCCGGACGCAGCGCGCTGCTGCTGGTGCTGGTGGCGGTGTGGGGCCTGCGCCTGGCGGGGCACATCGGGTGGCGCAACCATGGCAAACCCGAGGATCCGCGCTATCAGAAGTTCCGCGCCAACGCCGGAAGCGCCTTCTGGTGGCGCAGCTATTTCACCGTCTTCCTGCTCCAGGGCGTGGTGATGTGGGTGGTCGCGTTGCCGCTGCTGGCGGCGCTGGCGGCGCCGGAGCCGTCCCTGCCGACTGCCTGGGACGTGGCCGCCATCGCGCTCTGGGCCATCGGCTTCGCCTTCGAGGCGGGCGGCGACCTGCAGCTGGCGCGGTTCAAAGCCAATCCAGCCAATCGAGGCCGCGTGCTGTCAGCCGGATTCTGGGGGCTGACGCGGCACCCAAACTACTTCGGCGACGCCGTGGTGTGGTGGGGCTTTGGCTGCCTGGGTCTGGCCGCCGGCGCGTGGTGGACGCTGATCGGCCCGCTCGTGATGACGGTGCTGCTGGCGCGGGTGTCGGGCGTGACGCTGCTCGAGCGCAGCATGATCGAGGCCAAGCCGGGCTATCGCGAGTACGTGGAGTCCACGCCGGCGTTCTTCCCGCGCATCCCCTTCCTGGGACGACGTGGATAG
- the moaA gene encoding GTP 3',8-cyclase MoaA, which translates to MATAPVDTLGRHMRDLRISVTDRCNFRCPYCMPAEVYGEHYTFLPKSQILTFEEIARLSGLFVELGVQKLRLTGGEPLLRADLPNLVSMLAALPVDDLALTTNAHLLGRHAEALADAGLQRVTVSLDSLDDEVFRAMNGRGYGVDATLEGIAAAERVGLSPIKLNCVVVRGVNDHTIVDLARHYHGTGHTVRFIEYMDVGNLNQWKLDEVVTADEIVERIGAEFPLEPLPPNYPGEVANRFRYRDGGGEIGVIASVSKPFCGACTRARLSTDGHLLTCLFAFGGTDLRTPMREGATDAELRELIGGVWQVRRDRYSEARAGMISDDGHGPDVQKVEMFQIGG; encoded by the coding sequence ATCGCCACCGCGCCCGTCGACACACTTGGCCGCCACATGCGCGACCTGCGCATCTCGGTGACGGACCGGTGCAATTTCCGCTGTCCCTACTGCATGCCGGCCGAGGTCTACGGTGAGCACTACACGTTCTTGCCCAAGTCCCAGATCCTCACGTTCGAGGAGATCGCGAGGCTGTCGGGGCTGTTCGTCGAGCTTGGCGTGCAAAAGCTTCGCCTGACCGGCGGCGAGCCGTTGCTGCGGGCGGACCTGCCGAACCTGGTGTCGATGCTGGCGGCCCTGCCGGTCGACGACCTGGCGCTCACGACCAACGCCCACCTGCTCGGGCGGCACGCCGAGGCCCTGGCCGACGCCGGCTTGCAGCGGGTGACGGTGAGCCTGGACAGCCTGGACGACGAGGTGTTTCGGGCGATGAACGGGCGGGGCTACGGCGTCGACGCGACGCTGGAAGGCATCGCGGCCGCCGAGCGCGTCGGCCTCTCGCCCATCAAGTTGAACTGCGTGGTCGTGCGAGGCGTGAACGACCACACCATCGTCGACCTGGCGCGCCACTATCACGGAACTGGGCATACGGTGCGGTTCATCGAGTACATGGACGTGGGAAACCTCAACCAGTGGAAGCTGGACGAGGTCGTCACGGCCGACGAGATCGTGGAGCGCATCGGGGCCGAGTTCCCGCTGGAGCCACTGCCGCCCAATTACCCGGGCGAGGTTGCCAATCGGTTCCGCTATCGCGACGGCGGCGGGGAGATCGGCGTCATCGCGTCGGTGAGTAAGCCCTTCTGCGGGGCCTGCACGCGCGCGCGGCTGTCAACCGACGGGCACCTGCTGACGTGCCTGTTCGCGTTCGGCGGCACCGACCTGCGGACGCCCATGCGCGAGGGCGCCACGGACGCGGAGCTGCGCGAGCTGATCGGCGGCGTCTGGCAGGTCCGCCGCGACCGCTACTCCGAGGCGCGCGCGGGCATGATCAGCGACGACGGCCACGGACCGGACGTGCAAAAGGTCGAGATGTTTCAGATCGGCGGCTAG
- a CDS encoding SMP-30/gluconolactonase/LRE family protein — MPLRDVSEVETVAGDFNDGLDHPEGVTWGPDGQLYAGGEAGQIYRVDPDSGAITQIAQHEGFLGGVACDAEANVYVCAAYGGAVVRAGADGSVTEITRGTADRPMETPNYPCFHPSGDLYVSDSGEWDHDTGRIYRVRPDGSTDLVSEAPRFFANGMCVDAAGEWLYVVESQMPGVSRLRVLADGTLGERQVVATLPGDVPDGVQFDVEGTLYITLYTPSRIYRLEPEGRIQVLVDDPNHTQLSSPTNIVFGGPDLTDLFTANLGRWHLNRLRMAVPGIPLAYPPPIGQ; from the coding sequence ATGCCACTACGCGATGTGTCCGAGGTCGAGACGGTCGCGGGCGACTTCAACGACGGCCTGGACCACCCCGAAGGCGTCACCTGGGGCCCCGACGGGCAGCTCTACGCCGGCGGCGAGGCGGGCCAGATCTATCGCGTGGACCCCGACAGTGGGGCCATCACCCAGATCGCGCAGCACGAGGGCTTCCTGGGCGGCGTGGCCTGCGACGCCGAGGCGAACGTCTACGTCTGCGCCGCGTATGGCGGCGCGGTCGTGCGCGCCGGCGCTGACGGCAGCGTCACCGAGATCACCCGCGGCACCGCCGACCGGCCCATGGAAACGCCCAACTATCCCTGCTTCCACCCCTCCGGCGACCTCTATGTCTCCGACTCGGGCGAATGGGACCACGACACCGGGCGGATCTACCGCGTGCGGCCCGACGGCTCGACGGACCTGGTGAGCGAGGCGCCGCGATTCTTCGCCAACGGCATGTGCGTCGACGCCGCGGGCGAGTGGCTCTACGTGGTCGAGTCCCAGATGCCCGGCGTCAGCCGCCTGCGCGTGCTCGCCGACGGAACCCTGGGCGAGCGCCAGGTCGTGGCCACCCTCCCCGGCGACGTGCCGGACGGCGTGCAGTTCGACGTCGAGGGCACGCTGTACATCACGCTCTACACCCCCAGCCGCATCTACCGCCTCGAGCCCGAGGGACGCATCCAGGTCCTCGTCGACGACCCCAACCACACGCAGCTCTCCTCGCCCACCAACATCGTCTTCGGCGGCCCCGACCTCACCGACCTCTTCACCGCCAACCTCGGCCGCTGGCACCTCAACCGCCTGCGCATGGCCGTCCCAGGCATCCCGCTGGCGTAT